The DNA region GCCGATCAGCACCGTCACCGCGCGCCCCGCCGGCACGCGTACGCCGCCGACCTCGATCTCCTCCGGGGCGATGCGCCACGCCGACTGGATCGGCGACTCGTAGCGGATGAACTCCTCGATCGCGGTGTCCATCAGGCTCGGGTCCTTCTGCAGGCGCTCGCGTTCGTCGGGGAAGCGGAGCAGGCAGGCGATCGCGTTGCCGATCAGGTTGGTGATGACTTCGTGGCCCGCGACCACCAGCATCAGTGTCAGGGTGCGGACTTGCAGTTCGGTCAGCTCGCCGTCCTTCTGGCGCTCCAGCAGCCGGCTGATCAGGTCGTCGCCGGGCTCGGCGGTCTTCCGGCGCAGCGTCTGGCCGATGTAGGCGTCGAACTCGTGGAACGCGCGGCGCATCCGGCCCAAGCCCGCGCCCTCGATCAGCGGGTCGACGAGCACGATGTAGCTGTCCGACCACTCCTGGAGCTTGTCGGCGTCCTCCGGCGGGAAGCCCAACAGCTCGGCGGCGATGAAGATGGGCAGCGGCCCGGCGAAGTCCGCGATCAGGTCCATGCTGCCGCGTTCCTGCGCGCGGTCCAGGAGCCGGTCGACCCAGAACTCCATACGCGGCCGCAGTTTCTCCACGCGTGACCGGCTCAGGTCGTAGTTGATCGCCGAGCGCATGCGCAGGTGGTCCTCGGCGGACGCGGCAGTCAGCGTCGCGTCGAACGCCGCCGCCTCCTTCGGCGAGAAGTTCGCCATCTTGTACGTCATCCGGTTGCGGAACGAGGTGTCCAGCTTCCGGTCGGAGACGAAACGCTGGTCGCGCAGCACCGCCTGGACCCCGGCGTACGAGCTGACCATGTACGACCCGATCGGCCGGCTGTAGTAGACGGGCGCCTGAGCGCGCAGCCGGTCCAGGTGGGCGTACGGATCGCGGCGGTAGGACAGTTCCATCGGGCGGTACTTCCCCGAGATCGGCCGCAGCGCCACCATCGGCCACTGCCAGTCGATCGCCTTGCGGACGGCGCCGAGCATCTTCAGGTCTCCTCCGTTGTCTCCACAGATGAGCCGATCAGGAACCGGCCGGCACCACCGCGCCCGGCAGCTCCCCGTCGACATAGGCCCGCCACATCACCCGCCGCCGCGGCTTGCCGCTGGTGGTCCGCTGAATGGTCCGGCGCGGCACGTCGAGCACGACCCCGGCCGAGCCCTCGGCGACCCGCCGCACCACCTTCCGCGCCCCGGCCAGCCACTCCGGCTCGCCCTGCTCGATGACGACCACCGCCGTCGCCCCCTGCGCGGAGGCTCCCAGCAGCACCGCGAGCCGCGTCCGGGGGATGCCCTCGGCGACCAGCGCGGCCTCGACGTCCTCGGCGAAGACCGTCCGACCGCGCACCTTCACGCTGTCGCCGAGCCTGCCGATCACGTACAGCTGGCCGTCGCGCAGGAACCCGGCGTCGCCGGTGTACAGCCCCCCGTCCTCGAACCGCGTCGGCGAACCGGTGCCGGCGGCGGCGACGTAGCCGGCTGTCAGCGAGGTGCCGCGCACCACGATCTCGCCGAGACGGTCCTCCGGCAGCGGCACCCCTTCGTCGTCCACGACCTCGACCTCGACCCCGGTCAGCGGACGCCCGCACCCGACCACCTGCTGAAGCGAATCCCCGCTGCCACCAAGGGATGGAGCCACCGAACTACCCACCGCCAACGTCCGAGCGTCCACGGCAGCCGTGCCGAACTCCACATCCAGCGCCAACCCGGTCACCGCCAGCGTCGCCTCAGCGATCCCGTACGCCGGAAGCAAGGCCCTGCGATCGAACCCGCACGGCTCCAGCAGCGCCGCGAACCGGTCCAGCACCGCGGCGTCGACCCGCTCGGCACCGACGATGACCGCCCGCCACTCGGACAGGTCCAGCCCGGCCAGCGCCTCCGGCTTCACGCGCCGCGTGATGTGCTCCAGCCCGAAGTTCGGCAGCGCGGTCAGCCGCGCGCCGGGCGCGGACGGTCCGCGGTCGAAGCAGCGCAGGTACCGCGCCGGGTCGCGGATGAACCACTCCGGCCCCAGCAGATACAGGTCGCTCTGGTTCACCACCGGGGTCAGCAGGCAGCCGATCAACCCCATGTCATGGTGGATCGGCAGCCAGGAGGCGGTCGGGTCCTCCGGCGTCATCGCCAGCCACGCGCGGATCGCCGCGACGTTGGCCTCCAGCGAGGCGAACGGGACCGCGACCCCGCGCACCGTACCGCTGGATCCGGACGTGAACTGCACCAGCGCCGTCTCGGCCCGCTTCGCCGGCGGCAGCCCGGCCGTGTCCTCGATCCCTGAGACCAGGTCGTCCACGGTCGTGACCCGGATGCCGGAGTCCGCGAGCAGGGCCAGGAACGGCTCGCGCAGCTCCGGCAGCGTCACCGCGGCGACCGGCCCGGCCGCGTGCGCGACGGCCTGCACATGCGTGGCATAGCGCTGCGCGTCGTGGAACAGCAGCGGCGGCGCC from Catenulispora sp. MAP5-51 includes:
- a CDS encoding cytochrome P450, with protein sequence MLGAVRKAIDWQWPMVALRPISGKYRPMELSYRRDPYAHLDRLRAQAPVYYSRPIGSYMVSSYAGVQAVLRDQRFVSDRKLDTSFRNRMTYKMANFSPKEAAAFDATLTAASAEDHLRMRSAINYDLSRSRVEKLRPRMEFWVDRLLDRAQERGSMDLIADFAGPLPIFIAAELLGFPPEDADKLQEWSDSYIVLVDPLIEGAGLGRMRRAFHEFDAYIGQTLRRKTAEPGDDLISRLLERQKDGELTELQVRTLTLMLVVAGHEVITNLIGNAIACLLRFPDERERLQKDPSLMDTAIEEFIRYESPIQSAWRIAPEEIEVGGVRVPAGRAVTVLIGAANHDPERFPDPHRLDVGRADNKHLGFALGSHFCAGPNLARIEGGVALRRLLERFPDFSGDGAALKWKPAMGLRGLYELPISTGAGSR
- a CDS encoding AMP-binding protein, with amino-acid sequence MATIPLLAWLDEPHPGHGVRFAADDGWEAWSYPGLAAFAGRVAHGLLRAGVGTGDRVLIVHRSGPEFAATLFGVMAAGAVPCPVAPPLLFHDAQRYATHVQAVAHAAGPVAAVTLPELREPFLALLADSGIRVTTVDDLVSGIEDTAGLPPAKRAETALVQFTSGSSGTVRGVAVPFASLEANVAAIRAWLAMTPEDPTASWLPIHHDMGLIGCLLTPVVNQSDLYLLGPEWFIRDPARYLRCFDRGPSAPGARLTALPNFGLEHITRRVKPEALAGLDLSEWRAVIVGAERVDAAVLDRFAALLEPCGFDRRALLPAYGIAEATLAVTGLALDVEFGTAAVDARTLAVGSSVAPSLGGSGDSLQQVVGCGRPLTGVEVEVVDDEGVPLPEDRLGEIVVRGTSLTAGYVAAAGTGSPTRFEDGGLYTGDAGFLRDGQLYVIGRLGDSVKVRGRTVFAEDVEAALVAEGIPRTRLAVLLGASAQGATAVVVIEQGEPEWLAGARKVVRRVAEGSAGVVLDVPRRTIQRTTSGKPRRRVMWRAYVDGELPGAVVPAGS